The Pseudokineococcus lusitanus genome includes the window CCACGGGGCGGAGAGCACCTGCACCCCCGCGACCTCGACGGGCGTGCCGTCGAGCACCGTGACGTGGGGCGGCGCCAGCCGCCGGAAGAGCGCGGACGTCATGACGCTGCCCGCGTCGAGGGGGTCGTGGTTGCCCGGCAGCAGGAGGACGGGGACGGGGACCTCGGCCATCGCCTCGCACGCGCGGGCGACGACGTCGCGGCCCACGCGGTTGGTCTCGAAGACGTCCCCCGCGACGACGACGAACGCGCAGCCGTGCTCGGCGGCCACGGCCCCGAGCCGGCGGACCGCCTCGAAGCGCGCCTCGGTGGAGCGGGCCTGCGCGGCCGGCGAGAGGTAGTGCCGCGTCATGCCGAGCTGCCAGTCCGCGGTGTGGAGGAACCTCACCGACCGACCTCCCCGTGGTCCCGCCGCCGGGCCCCGACGGCCCGCCCCCGCGCGCCCTGCGCGGCCGTGCCGACGCTAGCCGCGGGGACCGACAGCGCCCCGGCCCCGCGCCGCGGGGGCCCGTGCGGCAGGCGGCGGCGTCATCACCCGTCCGGGGGACGTCGGGCGCCCGTCCCCGCCCCACCAATCCCGCGGCGCCCCGGGGGCGAACACCCCTCGCCGGACGCCCCGAGGGGCGCCCCGGTGGTCGGCGGGTCCACCGCCGACCTGCGGATCGACGACCCCGGGGAGTGGCACAGTGGGCGAGGTGTCCTTCCTGAGACCAGAGCGACGGCGCTCCCGCACCGAGGCGGCGTCGGCCGACGTCCTCGGCGACCTGCTGCGCCGCGTGGCCCGCGGCGACGAGCAGGCCTTCGAGAGCCTCTACGACGCCGTCGTCGGGCCTGTCTACGGCGTGGTGCTGAGGGTCCTGCGTGACCCGGCCCAGTCCGAGGAGGTCGTGCAGGAGGTCCTCGTCGAGGTCTGGCGGCAGGCCCCCCGGTACGACCCGTCGCGCGGCACCGCCCGCGGCTGGGTCCTCACCGTGGCGCACCGCCGGGCGGTCGACCGTGTGCGGTCGGCCCAGGCGAGCACCGACCGCGAGGACAAGGTGGCCTCGCGGGACACCGCGCGCCCCTTCGACGTCGTCTCCGAGGAGGTCGAGCACCGGCTGGAGACCGAGCAGGTCCGCCGGGCCCTCGACGTCCTCACCGACCTCCAGCGCGAGTCCGTCGAGCTCGCCTACTTCGGCGGGTACACCCACCGCCAGGTCTCCGACATCCTCGGCGTCCCCCTGGGCACCGTGAAGACACGACTTCGTGACGGGCTGATCCGCCTGCGCGACGAGATGGGAGTGGTGGCGTGATGACCGTGCTGCCGCCGCAGAGCCCCTGGCGCACCGGGGACGACGCACGTGACCTGCTGGGGGCCTACGCCCTCGACGCCGTCGACGACGTGGAGCGCGCCCGCGTGGAGCGCCTGCTCCGCGAGGACGCCGACGCGGCCGCCGAGGCCGCCTCCTTCCGCGAGACGGCGTCCCGCCTCGCGGTCGCCGTGGCCGCGACACCGCCGCCGGCGCTGCGGGCCCGCGTCCTCGCCGAGGTGGCCCGCACCCGGCAGGAGGCGCCGAGCGCCGTCCGTCCCGCCGACCGCCGCCGGGCCGGCGCCCGCTCGGTCCGCCTCCTCGCCGCCGCGTGCGGCGTCCTGCTCGTCGGCTGCCTTGGCCTCGGGGCCGCCCTCGTCGGCCAGGACGACCCCGCGCCGGCGCTCGTCGCGACGGGCGAGCTGGCCGGCGGCACCGCGGCGGTGCTGCAGGTGGACGACCGCTACGTCGTCGTCGGCGAGGGCCTCGAGGACCTGCCGGCCGACCGCGTGTACCAGCTGTGGGCGGTCTCCGGGCCCGACGCCGCCCCCGTACCCGCCGGCTTCCTCGCCCCCGCCGAGGGCGGCGGCCTGTCCGCCGACCTCGAGGACTGGCGCGCCGGCGACACCCTCGCCGTCACGGAGGAGCCCACCGGGGGCTCTCCCGCCCCCACCGGCGAGATCCTCACCACCGTCGCCACCTGACCCCGCGGGCCCGCCGCCCGCCGCCCGTCCGCGTGACCCCCGTGACCCGCCGTGGTCACGGGGGTCTCGTGCGTCCGGCCCCGGGGGGTTGACGGCGACCCTGGTCCCCTGGTTCATTAGTCGAGTAATGAACCAAGGAGGCATCGTGCTCGACGACGGCAGCCCGCTGTTCCAGCAGATCGCCCGCCAGGTGTCCGACGGCGTCCTCGTCGGCACCTTCCCCGAGGGCACGCAGGTGCCCTCGACCACCGAGCTCGCCGCCCTCCACCGCATCAACCCGGCGACCGTCGGCAAGGGGCTCGCGCTCCTCGTCGCCGAGGAGGTGCTCCACAAGCGCCGCGGCCTCGGCATGTTCGTCAGCGACGGCGCCCGGGAACGCCTCGTCGAGCGCCGGCGCGGGGAGCTGGCCACGACGTACGTGCGCCCGCTCGTCGCCGAGGCGCGGTCCCTGGGCCTCGCCGCCGACGACGTCCTCGCGCTCGTCGCGCAGCAGCTCCGCGACGACGGGCCCGCCCCGACCACCCGCCGCCCGCCCGTGCCGACGCCGGCACGGACCACCCCGGAAGGAGCCCGATGACCACCACCGCTCCCGCGGTCAGCGCCCGGGGCGTCGGCCGACGCCTCGGCAGCACGCAGGCCCTGCAGGACGTCTCGTTCGACCTCCCCACCGGCGCCGTGTGCGGCCTCCTCGGCCGCAACGGGGCCGGCAAGACCACGCTCATGGCGATGGTCGCCGGCCACGACCGCCCCGACGCCGGCGAGATCGCCGTGCACGGCGAGCGGCCCTTCGAGAACCCCGCGGCCGCAGGACTCGTGAGCATGGTGCGGGACAACCAGCGCTACCCCGACGACCTGCACCTCGCGCACCTGCTGCGGGTCGGCCCGCTGTTCCACGCGGGCTGGGACGCCGACCTCGCCGCCGAGGTCGTGGACGCCTTCCGGCTCCCGTCGAAGCCGCAGCTGCGCAAGCTGTCCCGCGGCCAGTCCTCGGCCGTGGCGATCCTCGTCGGACTTGCGTCCCGGGCGCCCGTCACCGTCCTCGACGAGCCGACGCTGGGCCTCGACGCGACGTCGCGGCAGGTCTTCGCCGACCTCCTCGTGCGCGACCTCGCCGCCGCGCCCCGCACCGTCCTGCTGTCGACGCACCTCGTCGACGAGCTCGAGGGCCTCCTCGACCACGTCCTCGTCCTCGACGGCGGCCGGCTCGTCCGCGACGCCGCGCTCGAGGACCTGCACGGCAGCGCCTCCGTCGTGCTCGGCCCGGCCGACGCCGTCGAGCGCGCCACCGCGGACGTCGCCGTCCTCGCCTCGCGCCGGGTCGGCGGCTTCCTCGAGCGGGTCGTCGAGGAGCCGGGGGGCTCTGCCCGGGCCGCCGGGGACCCCGCTCTGCAGGTCCGTCCGGCGGGCCTGCAGGAGCTCGTCGCCGCCCTCGGCGCCGGCGACGACGGGGACCGCGCGACCGCCGCCCGTCCCGGCTCCCTCACGGAGGTCTCCCGATGAGCACCGTCCTGCCCTCCTCGACGCCGCGGACCTCAGGGACGTCGCCGGCCCCCGGCGCCCGCCCGTCCCCCGTCCTGGCTGTCCTGCGGCTGCAGTCCGTCAAGCGCTTCGAGACCTGGGCCACGCCCCTCGTCGTGCTGCTGCTCGGGCTCGTCTTCACCGTCCTGCTCGTCCTCGTCGTCTGGCGCGCCACGGGCGAGGGCCCGGGCAGCACCACGCTGGCCGACGTGAGCCGCGGGACCCAGGTGGCGCTGCCGTGGCTGGCCGGCTACCTCGTCTACAACGGCGTCCAGTCCGTCGGCACGACCTTCCCCCTCGCCCTGTCGCTCGGGACGACGCGGCGGGCCTTCGCGCTCGGGACCCTCGTGCACCACGGGCGGGTGGCGGCGTGGGTGGCGGTCGCCGTCCTCGCGCTGCGGGGGCTCGAGGTCCTCACCGGCGGGTGGTTCGCCGGCCTGCCCCTCCTCGCGGGGACGGCGCTCGGCGGCGGCGACCCGGTCCGCCTCGTCGTCACGGTCCTGCTCGTCTCGCTCGTCGCGATGTCCGTCGGCGGCGCCTTCGCCGCGATCTGGCTACGGGGGGGCGCCCGCGCGGCGGGCGCCGCCGGCGTGGTGCTCGGCCTCCTCGTGGGCGCCGCGGCCCTGCTGCTCGTGCCCGCCCTCGCCGACCTCGCCGGCGCCTTCCGGGTCTGGTGGCTCGCGGTCGCCGCCCTCGTCGTCGTCGCGGTCGGCGCGGCCGTCCAGGTCGTCGCCCTCCGCGGGGCGTCCGTCCGCTGACCCCGCTGACGCCACGGGCGCGACGCGGCCCCCGTCCCGGGAGGGACGGGGGCCGCGTCGTGCGGAGGCCGGAGGCCCGAGGGGCCCGGCCGGGCTCAGAGCCCGGCGAGCTCCTCCACCGGCGGGCACGAGCACACGAGGTTGCGGTCGCCGTAGGCGCCGTCGATCCGGCGCACCGGCGGCCAGTACTTGCGCTGCGGCGTCACGCCCGCGGGGTAGACGGCCCGCGCGCGGTCGTAGGCGCGGTCCCACTCCCCCACGAGCATCGCCGCGGTGTGGGGCGCGCCGCGCAGCGGCGAGTCCTCGACCGACCAGCGGCCGTCCTCGACCTCGGCGACCTCGGCCCGGATGGCGACCATCGCGTCGCAGAAGCGGTCGAGCTCGGCGAGGTCCTCGCTCTCCGTCGGCTCGACCATGAGCGTCCCCGCGACGGGGAACGACATCGTCGGCGCGTGGAACCCGAAGTCCACGAGCCGCTTCGCGACGTCCTCGACGGTGACGCCGGTGGACGCGGTGAGCGGCCGGAGGTCGAGCACGCACTCGTGGGCGACGAGGCCGCCCTCGCCCGTGTAGAGGACGGGGAAGTGGTCGCGCAGCCGCGCCGCGACGTAGTTGGCGGTGAGCAGCGCCGCCTGGGTCGCGCGGAGCAGCCCGTCCGGGCCCATGAGGGCCAGGTAGGTCCACGAGATCGGGAGGATGCCGGCGGAGCCGAAGGGCGCCCCCGACACGGGGCCGACCCCGTCGGGCCCGGTGCCCCCCGCGGTGGTGCGCCCGGCGTCGGGACCGCCGGCGACCTCGGCCGACGGCAGGAACGGCGCGAGGTGCGCCCGCGCCGCGACGGGCCCGACGCCGGGGCCGCCGCCGCCGTGCGGGATGCAGAAGGTCTTGTGCAGGTTGAGGTGCGAGACGTCGGCGCCGAACTCGCCGGGCTTGGCGATGCCCACGAGCGCGTTGAGGTTCGCGCCGTCGACGTAGACCTGGCCGCCCGCCGCGTGGACGGTCTCGCACAGCCGCGTGATGCCGGCCTCGAAGACGCCGTGCGTCGAGGGGTAGGTGACCATGACGGCCGCCAGGCGCTCGCCGTGCTGCGCCACCTTCGCGTCGAGGTCGTCGAGGTCGACGTCGCCCGTGGCCGTCGTCGCGACGGTGACGACGCGCAGGCCGGCCATGACGGCGCTGGCGGCGTTCGTGCCGTGCGCGGACGTGGGGATGAGGCAGATGTCGCGCGCCTCGTCGCCGCGGCTGCGGTGGTAGGCGCGGATCGCGAGCAGCCCCGCGAGCTCGCCCTGGCTGCCGGCGTTGGGCTGCAGGCTGACGGCGTCGTAGCCGGTGACCTCGGCCAGCTGGGCCTCCAGCTCCGCGACGAGGGCGCGCGTGCCCGCCTGGTCCTCGGCCGGCGCGAAGGGGTGCACGTCGGCGAAGGCGGGCCAGCTGATGGGCTCCATCTCCGCGGTCGCGTTGAGCTTCATCGTGCAGGAGCCGAGCGGGATCATGCCGCGGTCGAGCGCGTAGTCGGCGTCGGACAGCCGCTTGAGGTAGCGCAGCATCGACGTCTCGCTGCGGTGCAGCGCGAAGACGGGGTGGGTGAGGAACGCGCTCGTGCGCGCGAGCGCCGCGGGCAGGCCGACGGGGGCGCCGTCCACCGCGGCCCCGGCCTCCGGGAAGCACCCGGCCACCCGGTCCACGTCGGCGGGCGTCGTCGTCTCGTCGCACGCGACACCGACGACGTCGCCGTCCACCCGGCGCAGCCAGTACCCCGCCTCGCGCGCCGCGGCGACGACCTCGTCCGCCCGGCCGGGCACCCGCACGAGGACGGTGTCGAAGACGTCCTCGTGGACGACCTCCAGCCCCCGGTCGCGGACCGCGCCCGCGAGCGACGACGCCCGGTCGGCGACGGCGGAGGCGATGCGGCGCAGCCCGTCCGGGCCGTGGTGGACGGCGTACATGCTGGCGATGACGGCGAGCAGCACCTGGGCGGTGCAGATGTTGCTCGTGGCCTTCTCGCGGCGGATGTGCTGCTCGCGCGTCTGCAGCGCGAGGCGGTAGGCGGGGTTGCCGTCGGCGTCCTTGCTGACGCCCACGAGCCGCCCCGGCAGGGTGCGCTGCAGGCCGTCCCGGACGGCGAGGTAGCCGGCGTGCGGGCCGCCGCCGCCGAGCGGGACGCCGAAGCGCTGGCTCGTGCCGAGCGCCACGTCGACGCCGATCTCGCCCGGCGGGCGCAGCAGCGTCAGCGCCAGGAGGTCGGCGGCCACCGCGACGAGGGCGCCGCGGTCGTGGGCCGCCCGGACGAGCGCGGCGTCGTCGCGCACGAGGCCCGAGGCGCCGGGGTACTGCAGGAGGAGGCCGAAGAGGTCTCCCTCGGGCAGCCCCTGCCGGGTGTCGTGGACGACGACGGGCAGGCCGATGGCCTCGGCCCGGGTCCGGACGACCGCGAGGGTCTGCGGAAGGACGTCGGCGTCGACGACGAAGGCGGCGTCGGCCGGCGCCTTGCTGCTGCGCCGCAGGAGCGTCATCGCCTCGGCGGCGGCGGTGGCCTCGTCGAGCATCGAGGCGTTGGCGAGCGCCAGGCCCGTCAGCTCGGCGACGACCGTCTGGAAGTTGAGGAGCGCCTCGAGCCGGCCCTGGCTGATCTCCGGCTGGTAGGGCGTGTACGCCGTGTACCAGGAGGGGTCCTCGAGGACGTTGCGGCGGATCACCGGCGGGGTCACGGTGCCGGAGTAGCCGAGGCCGATCATCGACCGGCGGACCGTGTTGCGGTCCGCGAGCGCGCGGAGCCGGGCGGTCACCCCGGTCTCGCTGCCCGCGGCGGGGAGGTCCAGCGGGCCGTCCGTGCGGATGGCGGCGGGGACGGCGGCGTCGACGAGCGCCTCGAGCGAGGGCTGCCCGACGACGGCCAGCATCCGCGCGACGTCGTCGGCGGACGGGCCCACGTGGCGGTCGGCGAAGGCGACGGCGCCCGTGGTGCCGGCGGGCACGAGGCCCTCGGCGGGCGTGGCGACCGGGTGCTGCGGCGCGGCGGGAGGACGGCTCAACGACGGCTCCGGGGTGGCGGGCGGCGCCCGGTGGGCGCCACGACGGCGTGACCCCGCGGCCGCGGGGCTCCCCCTCTGTCGCCCTCGGCTCCAGAGATGCCTCACCCGCGCGGTCCTGGCGCCTGAGAGGTTCCGGGGAGGTTGCCCCTTCGGCGCCCCACCTCCGCCGGCGGGCCGGCGGTGCGGGGGCTCTCCCGCGCGGGGTCGATCAGCGGCCCCAGGGTAACCCCGGCGGGGGCGCCGTCCGTGGCGCCGTCTCAGGGCGCGGCCACGGCGCGCCGCTCCCCCGCCGCCCCGTCGGCCCTCTCCCCGCCCGCGTCCCCCCGGTCCGGGCCGGGGTCGACCCGGGCCGGCCACCAGAAGCGGCGCCCGAGGAGGAAGGCCGCCGCGGGCACGAGCAGCGTGCGCACGACGAGGGTGTCGAGGAGCACGCCGATCCCGACGAGGACGCCGATCTGCGTCAGCGTGACGACGGGCAGCACGCCGAGGACGGCGAAGACGGCCGCGAGGAGCACGCCCGCGCTCGTGATGACCCCGCCCGTCGCCCGCAGCGCGGCGAGCATGCCGGGGCCGGTGCCCCGGACCACGGCCTCCTCCCGCGCCCGGGTCGTGAGGAAGATGCTGTAGTCGACGCCCAGCGCGACGAGGAAGACGAAGCCGAGCAGCAGCACCGTGCCGTCGAGGGCGGGCTGGCCCAGCGGCCCGGTGAGGACGAGCCAGCCGGCGCCGACGGCCGCGCCGTAGGTGGCCACGACGGCGAGCAGCAGCAGCAGGGGCGCCACGAGCGCGCGCAGGAGCAGCACGAGGACGAGCAGCACCGCGCCGAGGATGACGGGGACGACGACGGCACGGTCGTGCGCCTGCGCGTCCGCCACGTCCGCCGCGCTCGCGACGGTGCCGCCGAGCACCGTCGTCGGGCCGCCGGCGTCCGGCGCCCGCACCGCCGCGCGGACGTCCTCGAGCAGGTCGAGGGAGCGCTGCGAGGTCGGCACGGCGTCGAGGACGACGTCCACCTCCGCGGTGGTGGCACCGGTGCGGACGACGTCGGCGCCCAGCACGCCGTCGACCGCCCGCGCCGCGGCCGCGACGTCGTCGGCCGCCGCCGCGGGGGCGAGGACCTCGACCGGCTCGCGGGCGCCGGCGGGGAAGCCCCGCGCCAGCGTCTCGGCGCCGAGGACCGCCTCGGGCGTCTCCCGGAACTGCTCGGGCTGCGACAGGCCGGTGCGCAGGCCGAGCGCCGGCGCCGCCAGCAGCGCGAGGACGGCGACGCCGGCACCGGCGACGAGCCACGGCCGTCGGGCGGCCCCGGACCCGAGGCGGTGCCACACCCGGCCCTCGCGCCCCACGCTGCCGAGGCGCGGCACGAACGGCCAGAAGGCGGCCCGTCCGAGGAGGACGAGGGCGCACGGCAGGACGACGAGGCCCGCGAGCATCGCGACGACGACGCCGACGGCCGCGGAGACGCCGAGGGACTGCGTGCCCTCGACGTCCGAGAGCGTGAGCGCCAGCACGGCGAGGACGACGGTGCTCCCGCTCGCGAGCACGGCGGAGCCGGCCCGGCGCACCGCCGTGCGCATGGCGTCCGCCGGCCGGGCCTCGACGCGGAGCTGCTCGCGGTAGCGCGCGACGAGCAGCAGCGCGTAGTTCGTGGCCGCGCCGAAGACGAGGACGCTCGTGATGCCGGCGCCGCTCGGGTCGAGCGCGAGCCCGACGCGGGGGACGACCTGCTCGACGAGCGCGAGCACCGTCTGCTCGGCGGCCCCGACGACGAGGAGCGGCACGACGACGAGGAGCGGGCTGCGGTAGGTGACCAGCAGGAGCACCGCGACGACCGACGCCGTGAAGGCCAGGATCGTCACGTCGAGGCCGGCGAAGACCGCGGCGAGGTCGGCGGTGAAGGCCAGCCCGCCGGTCACCTCGACGACGAGCCCGTCCGCGGTGCCCGCCAGCGCGTCGCGCAGCTGCTGCACGAGGTCGCCCTCGTCGGCGGCGTCCGGCCCGGTCGGCAGGGGGACCGGCAGGAGCGCGACGGTGCCGTCCTCGGACGGCTGGGCGGGCGGCGTCGGCCCGGCGGCGACGCCGGCCGCGGCGACCCGCTCCCCCACGGCGGCGAGCTCCTCCGCGCCGAGCGCCCCGCCGTCGGCGCGGCTGACGACGACGAGGGCCACCGGCGCGTCCTCCGTCCCCAGCTCCGCGTCCAGCGCGGCCGCCGCCCGCTCGGCGGCGACCGAGCCGTAGGCGGCCCCGAGGCCCGTCGACGAGCGCGCCTCGAGGGGGGCGGGCGCGGGCGCGAGGGCGGCCGCGGCGACGCCGAGCGCGGCGAGGACGAGGACGAGCGCGGCGGTCCACGCGCGGGCGGGCAGGGCGGCGACGACGCGCACGAGGTCTCCTCAGATCGCTAAGCAGGTGAGGAGACTAGGGCGACGGGCGGCGCGGCGCCACCGGGCCGCGAGGGCGGTGCCGGCGGGGTCGGTGGGATGCTCCCGCCATGAGCGAGCCGCCCCCGGAGCCTCCGGCCACCGGTGCGGGCGGGACGCCGGACCCGCTCGCGGTGGCGATGCGCGAGCTCCTCACCCTCACCGCCCTCGCCCGGACGGTGATGGCCCGGCGGCTCGGGATGTCCGTCCACGACCTCGAGGCGGTGGAGCACGTGATGCTCTCGCCGGAGCCGGTGGGGCCCGCCGACCTGTCCCGCCTGCTGGGGGTCAGCACGGCGGCGGCGACGCAGTCCGTGCACCGCCTGCAGGCCGCCGGCCACATGGAGCGCGAGCCCCACCCCGTGGACGGGCGCCGCAAGGTGCTGCGGGTCACGAGCAGCGGCGCGGACCACGTGGTCGCCGAGCTCCGCCCGCTCCTGCGCCTCACGGCCGCCGCGGCCGACGGCCTCGACGAGCGCGACCGCCGGGCCGTCGCCCGGTACCTCGGCGGCATCAACGACGCCTACCGCACCTTCCTCGGGGACGGGCCCGCCGAGCCGCCCACCTGACCTCCCCGGGCTCTCGGGGCAGCCCGGCGGGCACCGGCATGGTCGGCGCCGCCACGGCGTTGTGACCGCGCCCGTCCCGTCCGCCCGGACGGCGGGCCGGCACGCGCGACGCGAGGAGGGCCCCGTGGCCCAGCACGGACCACCCGCCGGACCGGTCGGCGACCCGCCCGCGGCGCCGGTGGTCGCCCCGCTGGCCCTCGGCACGCCGCGGGCCCGGTGGGTCCTCCTGGCCACGGTCCTCGCCTCCGCCATGGCCTTCCTCGACGCGTCCGCCGTCAACGTGGCCCTCCCGACGCTCGGGACGGACCTCGGTGCCTCCCTGCAGGGGCTGCAGTGGGTGGTCACCGGCTACACGCTCGCGCTGGCCGCGCTCGTGCTCCTCGGCGGGTCGCTGGGCGACCGGTACGGGCGCCGACGCGTGTTCCTCGTCGGCGTCGTCTGGTTCGCCGCGGCGTCGCTGCTGTGCGGGCTGGCGCCGTCGACGGGGCTGCTCGTCGCCGCCCGGGTCCTCCAGGGCGTGGGGGGCGCGCTCCTCACCCCCGGCTCCCTGGCGATCCTCCAGTCCTCCTTCCGCCCCGGCGACCGCGCCCGCGCCATCGGGCTCTGGTCGGGGCTCGGCGGCGTCGCCGGGCTCGGCGGGCCCTTCCTCGGCGGGTTCCTCGTCGACGCCGCGAGCTGGCGCTGGGTCTTCCTCGTCAACGTCCCGGTCGCGGCGGCGGTCGTCGCCGTCACGCTCCGGCACGTCCCCGAGAGCCGCGACCCCGCCGCGCACGGCCGCTTCGACGTCGCCGGGGCCGTTCTCGCGGCCGTGGCGCTCGGCGCGACGACGTACGCCCTCGTCGACGCGGGCGGGGCGGGCACCTGGCCCGCCGCGGCCGTGGGGCTCGCGGCCGGCGTCGGCTTCGTCCTGCGGGAGCGGCGGGCCCGCGACCCCCTCCTGCCGCTCGCCGTCTTCGCCGACCGCACCTTCAGCGGCGCCAACCTCACGACCCTCGCCGTCTACGGCGCGCTGGGCGGCTTCTCCTTCTTCCTCGTCCTGCAGCTGCAGACGGTCCTCGGGTACGGCGCGCTGCAGGCGGGCGCCGCGAGCGTGCCGCCGGTCCTCGTCATCTCGCTGCTGTCGGCGCGCGCCGGCGCGCTGGCCACCCGGGTCGGGCCTCGGGTGCCGATGACCGTCGGCCCCCTCGTCGCGGCGGCGGGGGTGCTGCACCTGTCGGCCGCCGACGCCGGCGACCGCTTCGTCACCGCCGTGCTCCCCGGCTCGCTCGTCTTCGGGCTGGGCATGGCCCTCACCGTCGCGCCGCTGACGGCCGCCGTGCTGGCGGCCGCCCCCGACCACCTCGCCGGCGTCGCGAGCGGCGTCAACAACGCCCTCGCGCGGGCGGGGCAGCTGCTCGCCGTCGCGGCCCTGCCCGTCGCCGTCGGCCTCTCCGGCGACGACTACGCGCGCCCCGACGCCCTCTCCGACGGCTTCGCCTCCGCGCTGCGGGTCTGCGCGGGCCTGCTCGCGGCCGGTGGGGTCGTCGCCTGGCTGACGGTGCGTGGCGACGTCGTCGCGTCGTCGACG containing:
- a CDS encoding ATP-binding cassette domain-containing protein is translated as MTTTAPAVSARGVGRRLGSTQALQDVSFDLPTGAVCGLLGRNGAGKTTLMAMVAGHDRPDAGEIAVHGERPFENPAAAGLVSMVRDNQRYPDDLHLAHLLRVGPLFHAGWDADLAAEVVDAFRLPSKPQLRKLSRGQSSAVAILVGLASRAPVTVLDEPTLGLDATSRQVFADLLVRDLAAAPRTVLLSTHLVDELEGLLDHVLVLDGGRLVRDAALEDLHGSASVVLGPADAVERATADVAVLASRRVGGFLERVVEEPGGSARAAGDPALQVRPAGLQELVAALGAGDDGDRATAARPGSLTEVSR
- a CDS encoding MMPL family transporter, with translation MRVVAALPARAWTAALVLVLAALGVAAAALAPAPAPLEARSSTGLGAAYGSVAAERAAAALDAELGTEDAPVALVVVSRADGGALGAEELAAVGERVAAAGVAAGPTPPAQPSEDGTVALLPVPLPTGPDAADEGDLVQQLRDALAGTADGLVVEVTGGLAFTADLAAVFAGLDVTILAFTASVVAVLLLVTYRSPLLVVVPLLVVGAAEQTVLALVEQVVPRVGLALDPSGAGITSVLVFGAATNYALLLVARYREQLRVEARPADAMRTAVRRAGSAVLASGSTVVLAVLALTLSDVEGTQSLGVSAAVGVVVAMLAGLVVLPCALVLLGRAAFWPFVPRLGSVGREGRVWHRLGSGAARRPWLVAGAGVAVLALLAAPALGLRTGLSQPEQFRETPEAVLGAETLARGFPAGAREPVEVLAPAAAADDVAAAARAVDGVLGADVVRTGATTAEVDVVLDAVPTSQRSLDLLEDVRAAVRAPDAGGPTTVLGGTVASAADVADAQAHDRAVVVPVILGAVLLVLVLLLRALVAPLLLLLAVVATYGAAVGAGWLVLTGPLGQPALDGTVLLLGFVFLVALGVDYSIFLTTRAREEAVVRGTGPGMLAALRATGGVITSAGVLLAAVFAVLGVLPVVTLTQIGVLVGIGVLLDTLVVRTLLVPAAAFLLGRRFWWPARVDPGPDRGDAGGERADGAAGERRAVAAP
- a CDS encoding anti-sigma factor, whose product is MTVLPPQSPWRTGDDARDLLGAYALDAVDDVERARVERLLREDADAAAEAASFRETASRLAVAVAATPPPALRARVLAEVARTRQEAPSAVRPADRRRAGARSVRLLAAACGVLLVGCLGLGAALVGQDDPAPALVATGELAGGTAAVLQVDDRYVVVGEGLEDLPADRVYQLWAVSGPDAAPVPAGFLAPAEGGGLSADLEDWRAGDTLAVTEEPTGGSPAPTGEILTTVAT
- a CDS encoding MFS transporter, producing MAQHGPPAGPVGDPPAAPVVAPLALGTPRARWVLLATVLASAMAFLDASAVNVALPTLGTDLGASLQGLQWVVTGYTLALAALVLLGGSLGDRYGRRRVFLVGVVWFAAASLLCGLAPSTGLLVAARVLQGVGGALLTPGSLAILQSSFRPGDRARAIGLWSGLGGVAGLGGPFLGGFLVDAASWRWVFLVNVPVAAAVVAVTLRHVPESRDPAAHGRFDVAGAVLAAVALGATTYALVDAGGAGTWPAAAVGLAAGVGFVLRERRARDPLLPLAVFADRTFSGANLTTLAVYGALGGFSFFLVLQLQTVLGYGALQAGAASVPPVLVISLLSARAGALATRVGPRVPMTVGPLVAAAGVLHLSAADAGDRFVTAVLPGSLVFGLGMALTVAPLTAAVLAAAPDHLAGVASGVNNALARAGQLLAVAALPVAVGLSGDDYARPDALSDGFASALRVCAGLLAAGGVVAWLTVRGDVVASSTSERPA
- the sigK gene encoding ECF RNA polymerase sigma factor SigK; this translates as MRPERRRSRTEAASADVLGDLLRRVARGDEQAFESLYDAVVGPVYGVVLRVLRDPAQSEEVVQEVLVEVWRQAPRYDPSRGTARGWVLTVAHRRAVDRVRSAQASTDREDKVASRDTARPFDVVSEEVEHRLETEQVRRALDVLTDLQRESVELAYFGGYTHRQVSDILGVPLGTVKTRLRDGLIRLRDEMGVVA
- a CDS encoding MarR family winged helix-turn-helix transcriptional regulator; translated protein: MSEPPPEPPATGAGGTPDPLAVAMRELLTLTALARTVMARRLGMSVHDLEAVEHVMLSPEPVGPADLSRLLGVSTAAATQSVHRLQAAGHMEREPHPVDGRRKVLRVTSSGADHVVAELRPLLRLTAAAADGLDERDRRAVARYLGGINDAYRTFLGDGPAEPPT
- a CDS encoding GntR family transcriptional regulator, with product MTATLVPWFISRVMNQGGIVLDDGSPLFQQIARQVSDGVLVGTFPEGTQVPSTTELAALHRINPATVGKGLALLVAEEVLHKRRGLGMFVSDGARERLVERRRGELATTYVRPLVAEARSLGLAADDVLALVAQQLRDDGPAPTTRRPPVPTPARTTPEGAR
- the gcvP gene encoding aminomethyl-transferring glycine dehydrogenase, with translation MLAVVGQPSLEALVDAAVPAAIRTDGPLDLPAAGSETGVTARLRALADRNTVRRSMIGLGYSGTVTPPVIRRNVLEDPSWYTAYTPYQPEISQGRLEALLNFQTVVAELTGLALANASMLDEATAAAEAMTLLRRSSKAPADAAFVVDADVLPQTLAVVRTRAEAIGLPVVVHDTRQGLPEGDLFGLLLQYPGASGLVRDDAALVRAAHDRGALVAVAADLLALTLLRPPGEIGVDVALGTSQRFGVPLGGGGPHAGYLAVRDGLQRTLPGRLVGVSKDADGNPAYRLALQTREQHIRREKATSNICTAQVLLAVIASMYAVHHGPDGLRRIASAVADRASSLAGAVRDRGLEVVHEDVFDTVLVRVPGRADEVVAAAREAGYWLRRVDGDVVGVACDETTTPADVDRVAGCFPEAGAAVDGAPVGLPAALARTSAFLTHPVFALHRSETSMLRYLKRLSDADYALDRGMIPLGSCTMKLNATAEMEPISWPAFADVHPFAPAEDQAGTRALVAELEAQLAEVTGYDAVSLQPNAGSQGELAGLLAIRAYHRSRGDEARDICLIPTSAHGTNAASAVMAGLRVVTVATTATGDVDLDDLDAKVAQHGERLAAVMVTYPSTHGVFEAGITRLCETVHAAGGQVYVDGANLNALVGIAKPGEFGADVSHLNLHKTFCIPHGGGGPGVGPVAARAHLAPFLPSAEVAGGPDAGRTTAGGTGPDGVGPVSGAPFGSAGILPISWTYLALMGPDGLLRATQAALLTANYVAARLRDHFPVLYTGEGGLVAHECVLDLRPLTASTGVTVEDVAKRLVDFGFHAPTMSFPVAGTLMVEPTESEDLAELDRFCDAMVAIRAEVAEVEDGRWSVEDSPLRGAPHTAAMLVGEWDRAYDRARAVYPAGVTPQRKYWPPVRRIDGAYGDRNLVCSCPPVEELAGL